The DNA window TGCGAGCGAACGGTTTGACCGGTACATGGATCACCTGTCACAGGGACTTGGGCATGCGGATCGCCACGCGGGGCTCAAGGGCTACTGCACAGGTTTGATGCTGCCGCTGTCGCGCAAGAGCGTGGAACCCATGGCTGCACGGGTGGGCCCGCTTCATGCCAGCGCCAGGCACCAGGCGCTGCATCACTTTGTGGCAAATGCGCAATGGTCTGACGCGCAAGTGCTGCGCCGGGTCTGCCAATGGGTTGTGCCACACATGGACTTCAGCTGAGGTGGCTGGTGGATCATCGACGATACGGGGCTGAATCGCCCCGGGTTTTGAGGAGGCTCTTTTCTCTGAGAGGATTGAGCCATGAAGAAGTCGAACAAGTTCTCGCCTGAGGTGCGTGAGCGCGCAGTGAGGATGGTGCAGGAGCAGCGAGGGGTATACCCATCGCTGTGGGCAGCCATTGAATCCATCGCGCCGAAGATTGGCTGCGTGCCGCAGACGCTGCACGAGTGGGTCAAACGCGTGGAAGTCGATACGGGCGTGCGCGAAGGCGTCACGACCAGCGAGACCCAGCGGGTCAAAGACCTGGAGCGCGAGGTCAAGGAACTGCGCCGGGCCAACGAGATATTGAAACTGGCCAGCGCTTTTTTCGCCCAGGCGGAGCTCGACCGCCGACTGAAGTCTTGAGGACCTTCATCGACAAGCACCGCAATGCCTTCGGGGTCGAGCCGCTTTGCAAGGTTTTGCAGGTTGCCCCGTCGGCGTATCGACGTCATGCCGCGCTGCTGCGCGAGCCTCACAAACGCTGTGCGAGAGCATTGCGCGACGAGATGCTGATGCCTCAGATTCAGCGTGTCTGGCAGACCAACATGCAGGTCTACGGCGCCAACAAGGTGTGGAGGCAACTGGCACGCGAAGGCGTGACCGTAGCCCGCTGCACGGTCGAGCGGCTGATGCGCAGCATGGGGCTGCGCGGGGTGATGCGTGGCAAGGTCGTACGCACCACCATCGGCGATGCCAAGGCCCCTTGCCCGCTGGACCGTGTCAACCGGCAGTTCCATGCCGAGCGGCCGAACCAGTTGTGGGTCAGCGACTTCACGTACGTCTCGACCTGGCAGGGCTGGCTGTACGTGGCCTTCGTCATCGACGTATTTGCCAGGCGCATCGTCGGCTGGCGGGTGAGCAGTTCGATGCGCACGGACTTTGTTCTCGATGCGCTGGAGCAAGCCCTGTATGCCCGGCAGCCTGAGCGCAATGGCAGCCTGGTCTGTCACTCCGATAGAGGCTCGCAATACGTCAGTATTCGCTACACCGAGCGGCTGGCCGAGGCGGGCATCGAGCCTTCGGTGGGCAGCAAGGGCGACAGTTACGACAACGCCCTGGCTGAGACCATCAATGGCCTGTACAAGGCCGAGTTGATTCACCGCCGGGCGCCATGGAAAACCAAAGAAGCCGTCGAGTTCGCAACGCTCGAATGGGTATCGTGGTTCAACCACCATCGCCTGCTCGAACCCATCGGGTACATCCCGCCTGCAGAGGCTGAGGCAAACTACTACCGGCAACTCGCCAGTCAGGTCACCGAGGTGGCGGCCTGACTTAAACCAAACAGCCTCCGCGAAAGCCGGGGCGGTTCAAGCCGAGCCGGTCAAATACATTTTGTCAACGCTGCCTGAGAGCACACCGCTCAAAGATTTGGTCAGCTCGGCCTACCAGAGATGGCGCATTGAGCGCGACTACCAAGATCTCAAGCAGGACTTCGGACTGGGGCACTACGAAGGGCGCGGCTGGCGAGGGTTCCATCACCATGCAAGCCTGGGCATCGCAGCCTACGGGTTCCTCATGGCTGAACGACTGATTGCTGACAAACCAGTCAGCGGCAAAAAAAACTTCCTCGAACGCCAAGTGCCTGCCTTTCCCGAGGATTACATCGTCCGTGGCAGCCCTGCGCGCTCAGAGGCGCGTGGACAACTCGATCACAAGCTTGCGCCATCTGCTGAGTTATGCACTCATAGCCCGTCTGGGACTGTGCCCTTGCTGCGACGGCATCAGTGTGAGTGAAAAGCTACTTTTATGACACAGTAAGACTAGTTGATTTTCTAGAAATTCTGTCAATTGTTGATCTGCACCCAGAGCTTGTCGAGTCTTTTCACGCTGACAGGCTGCGGGGTGCGCAGCTCCTGGGCAAAAAAGCTCACGCGCAACTCTTCGAGCAGCCAGCGCAGCTCCTGCATGCGCGCGTCGACTGCGCCCTTGCGCTCGGCCACCAGGCGCCAGTAGCGCTGCTCGTGTGGGCGCAGCTCCATCAGCTTGGCGGCGTCGCGGGCTGGGTCGGCGCGCAGTTTGTCCAGGCGTGCGATGATGGCCTTGAGGTAGCGGGCAAAGTGCGCCAGCTGCGGCCAGGGCGCGGCTGTCAAAAAGTTTTTCGGTACCAGGCGTTGCAATTGCTGTTGTGCGTCCTGCACAGAATCGGGCGCAATCTTGATGTCCTTGATCTTGCGCGCTGCTGCTGCGTATTCGATAAGGATGGTGCCCGCCAGACGCGCCACTTCGTTGGCAATCAAGGTGAGGCGCCCGCGCCCTTCCTGCACGCGGCGCTCGAACTGTTCCGCATTGGTGGGCAAGGGCTCCAGCAAAAACGCGCGGTCCATCGCCACGTCGAGGATCTGGCTGCGCAGCTCCTCCTGCGTGCCCAGCGGTATGTAGGCCACGGCCATCTTTTGCAGGTCGGGAATGTTCTTTTCCAGGTACTTGAGGGCATCTTTGATTTGCAGTGCAAAAAGGCGGCGCAGCCCAGCACGGTGCTTGGTACCGGCCAGCGCGGGCTCGTCGAACACTTCGATGGTGACGGCATCGCCCGCGTCAATGAGCGCAGGAAAGCCGATGAGCTGCTGCCCGCCCCGGCCGATTTCCATCAACTCGGGCAGCTCGCCAAAGGTCCAATGGGTATAGCGCGCCTCGGCGTGTACCGTGGGCACCGCAGGTTTTGCTTTGCTTTTGATAGCTGCTTGCGCTTGACCAGTAAGCGCTGGAGGCTCATTTGTCTCTAATTTTTTGGCTTCTTGAGCGTTGCTGCTCAACTTGAGCCCCGCCAGCGCCTGGAAGGCCCCGCGTGCCTTGGCGCCCCACTCGGCCTTGAGCGCGCTTAAGCTTCGGCCCTGGCCGAGCTGGCGGCCGTGCTCGTCCACCACGCACAGGTTCATGAACAGGTGCGTGCTCAGCATGTCGAGTTTGAAGTCGGCGCGCTTCACATCGAGCGATGTTTCATCGCGCACCTGTTTGAGCAGCGCGTCCACCAGGCCGACGTGCCCGATGCGGTCGGGCGTGCCCAGCAGCTCGGCCAGGCGCGCAGCCGATTCGGGCAGCGGCACAAAGCGGCTGCGCGGGCGCTGCGGCAGGCTTTTGAGCAGCGCCTGGATTTTGTCCTTGAGCATGCCGGGCACCAGCCATTCACAGCGCTCTTCGCTCACCTGGTTGAGCACAAACAACGGCACCGTCACCGTGACGCCGTCGCGCGCATCGCCCGGCTTGTGCAGGTAACTCGCCTGGCAGTCCACGCCGCCCAGGCGGATCATTTTGGGGAAGGCGGCGGTGGTGATGCCCGCGGCCTCATGGCGCATGAGCTCATCGCGGGTGAGGCGCAGCAGCTCGGGGCGCTTGGCCACTTCCTGCCGGTACCAGTGCTCAAAGGCGCGGCCATTGGTGATGTCCTGCGGAACCTGCTGGTCGTAGAAGGCGAAGATGAGTTCTTCGTCCACCAGCACATCCTGGCGGCGCGACTTGTGCTCCAGCTCCTCCACCTTGGCGATGAGCTTTTCGTTGGCGGCCAGGAACGGCAGGCGTTTGCCCCAGTCGGGCAGCACATCGCCCGCCACCAGTGCCTGGCGGATAAACATCTCGCGCGCAGCGTGCGGATCCACCTTGTCGAAAGGCTTGCGCCGCCCGCTGTAGACCACCAGGCCGTAGAGCGTGGCGCGCTCAAAGGCGACGACCTCTGCGGCTTTCTTCTCCCAGTGCGGATCGAGCAATTGCTTCTTCAGCAGGTGCGCGCCCACCTCCTCCAGCCATTGCGGGTCGATGTTGGCAATGCCTCGCCCGAACAAGCGGGTGGTCTCCACCA is part of the Simplicispira sp. 125 genome and encodes:
- a CDS encoding transposase — protein: MRQTTTGNSPVRSPRWRPDLNQTASAKAGAVQAEPVKYILSTLPESTPLKDLVSSAYQRWRIERDYQDLKQDFGLGHYEGRGWRGFHHHASLGIAAYGFLMAERLIADKPVSGKKNFLERQVPAFPEDYIVRGSPARSEARGQLDHKLAPSAELCTHSPSGTVPLLRRHQCE
- a CDS encoding IS3 family transposase (programmed frameshift), which codes for MKKSNKFSPEVRERAVRMVQEQRGVYPSLWAAIESIAPKIGCVPQTLHEWVKRVEVDTGVREGVTTSETQRVKDLEREVKELRRANEILKLASGFFRPGGARPPTEVLRTFIDKHRNAFGVEPLCKVLQVAPSAYRRHAALLREPHKRCARALRDEMLMPQIQRVWQTNMQVYGANKVWRQLAREGVTVARCTVERLMRSMGLRGVMRGKVVRTTIGDAKAPCPLDRVNRQFHAERPNQLWVSDFTYVSTWQGWLYVAFVIDVFARRIVGWRVSSSMRTDFVLDALEQALYARQPERNGSLVCHSDRGSQYVSIRYTERLAEAGIEPSVGSKGDSYDNALAETINGLYKAELIHRRAPWKTKEAVEFATLEWVSWFNHHRLLEPIGYIPPAEAEANYYRQLASQVTEVAA